One region of Gigantopelta aegis isolate Gae_Host unplaced genomic scaffold, Gae_host_genome ctg2066_pilon_pilon:::debris, whole genome shotgun sequence genomic DNA includes:
- the LOC121391301 gene encoding LOW QUALITY PROTEIN: acyl-CoA dehydrogenase family member 11-like (The sequence of the model RefSeq protein was modified relative to this genomic sequence to represent the inferred CDS: inserted 3 bases in 3 codons; deleted 2 bases in 2 codons; substituted 1 base at 1 genomic stop codon), producing the protein MAHSYENFMGNKDFHPGSFRNLKKEGEEDDSTKLKFDWQRQDKAPPRESHGESNPTFLIQNDSGQKYVLRKQPFGDLLLGAHRVDREYQVISALYSVGFPVPRPYLLCTDVHVIGASFYVMEYVVGRIFRDASLPGVSPEERRLLYKSVIETLAQLHCIDWDKLELQDFGGRSKRSYCELIVHGDYRPENVIFHPTEPRVIAVLDWELSTLGHPXVDVGHLCMMYLTFPSKLTLNNAPGAPDEITLTEWYAKAAGIPHPLENWSFFRAMAAFRMAAIAQGVYARGLHGNASSEATKSFKTFRQTLAECYEHITNPDKMWTIPPIMEELKEVARLAGLWNLFLPGVSGLSQLEYAPMAEEMGRXPLSSEVFNCSAPDTGNMEVLYMYGSEQQKEKWLKPLLEGRXRSCFSMTEPNVSSSDATNIECTIKRIGDEYEVNGLKWWSSGAGDPRCKVAVVMGKTNLMQTGTSIIAXYLIHQHSMILVPLDTPGVKKIRPLSVFGYLDAPHGHLEINYDHVRVPAENLILGEGRGFEIAQGRLGPGRIHHCMRLIGMAERAVDMMCSRAIERKAFGKRLVHQQTVRTAIAESRLEIDQCRLLVLNAAHAIDTIGIKGARKQIAAIKVAVPQMACRVVDRAIQLHGALGVSQDSPLAHLFVIARSLRIADGPDIVHLETVAKLELKEKAKL; encoded by the exons atggctcACAGCTATGAGAATTTTATGGGCAACAAGGATTTTCATCCAGGCAGTTTCAGAAACTTGAAAAAG GAGGGTGAAGAAGATGATAGCACAAAACTCAAATTTGATTGGCAGAGACAAGACAAAGCTCCACCCAGGGAGAG TCATGGTGAGTCTAATCCAACCTTTCTGATCCAAAAC GATAGTGGACAGAAATACGTACTAAGAAAACAACCATTCGGTGACTTATTGTTAGGAGCTCACAGG GTTGACAGAGAATATCAAGTAATTTCTGCTCTTTATTCCGTTGGGTTCCCTGTACCACGTCCttatttattatgcactgaTGTCCACGTTATTGGTGCATCATTTTATGTAATGGAATATGTTGTTGGACGAATATTTCGTGATGCTTCTTTACCTGGAGTATCACCTGAAGAGAGAAGGTTGTTATATAAATCTGTAATTGAGACTTTAGCTCAATTACATTGTATTGATTGGGATAAGTTAGAATTACAAGACTTTGGTGGACGGAGCAAAAGGAGCTACTGTGAAC TTATTGTTCATGGTGACTACAGAccagaaaatgttatttttcatCCAACTGAA CCAAGAGTGATAGCTGTATTAGATTGGGAGCTTAGTACGTTGGGACATC TAGTTGATGTTGGACATCTCTGTATGATGTATCTAACTTTTCCAAGCAAGTTAACTCTAAACAATGCTCCTGGTGCTCCTGATGAAATCACTCTCACTGAGTGGTATGCTAAAGCAGCTGGAATACCTCATCCATTGGAGAATTGGTCATTTTTTCGAGCCATGGCTGCTTTTAGGATGGCAGCCATTGCTCAA GGAGTTTATGCTAGAGGATTACATGGCAATGCTAGTAGTGAGGCTACTAAAAGTTTCAAAACATTCCGTCAAACCTTGGCT GAATGTTACGAACATATAACCAACCCTGATAAAATGTGGACTATACCA CCTATTATGGAAGAACTCAAAGAAGTAGCTCGTCTAGCTGGTTTGTGGAACCTGTTTTTACCAGGAGTCTCTGGATTAAGTCAACTTGAGTATGCTCCTATGGCAGAAGAAATGGGAC TCCCATTGTCTTCAGAAGTTTTCAACTGCAGTGCACCAGACACAGGTAATATGGAGGTACTATATATGTATGGCAGTgaacaacagaaagaaaaatgGCTGAAACCTTTACTAGAGGGAA TTAGATCCTGTTTCAGTATGACAG AGCCAAATGTTTCCTCCAGTGATGCTACTAATATTGAGTGTACAATAAAGAGAATTGGAGATGAATATGAAGTCAATGGATTAAAATGGTGGTCTAGTG GTGCTGGTGATCCTCGATGTAAAGTTGCTGTAGTGATGGGCAAGACTAACCTGATGCAGACAGGTACATCAATTATAGCATGATATTT AATCCATCAACATTCTATGATCTTAGTACCTCTGGACACTCCAGGAGTGAAGAAAATCCGCCCCCTTTCAGTATTTGGATATCTTG ATGCTCCTCATGGCCACTTGGAAATTAATTATGATCATGTCCGAGTTCCAGCTGAGAATCTCATCCTAG GTGAAGGTAGAGGATTTGAAATAGCTCAAGGTCGTTTAGGACCAGGTAGAATCCATCATTGTATGAGATTAATTGGTATGGCAGAGAGAGCTGTTGATATGATGTGCAGTAGAGCTATTGAGAGGAAAGCATTTGGTAAACGATTAGTCCATCAA CAAACGGTACGTACGGCTATTGCTGAATCAAGACTTGAAATCGATCAATGTCGTCTTCTTGTTCTCAATGCAGCTCATGCTATAGATACTATTGGAATAAAAGGGGCACGTAAACAG ATTGCAGCCATTAAAGTTGCTGTGCCTCAAATGGCTTGTCGTGTAGTAGATCGTGCCATTCAACTTCATGGAGCATTAGGAGTGTCACAGGACAGTCCACTAGCCCATTTGTTTGTAATAGCTCGTTCTCTAAGGATAGCAGATGGTCCAGATATTGTACATTTAGAAACTGTTGCAAAACTAGAACTAAAGGAGAAAGCAaaactataa